In the genome of Desulfomonilaceae bacterium, one region contains:
- a CDS encoding helix-turn-helix transcriptional regulator: MKITKLKMIRLSAGLTCEEMGRFIGLHPTLYSKLENNWDRRVNSVTNDKLVAALGEGFDFLMQPVEVGELEPMVRKAEKSVAA, from the coding sequence ATGAAAATTACGAAGTTAAAAATGATTCGGTTAAGTGCCGGATTGACTTGTGAAGAGATGGGCCGGTTCATCGGCCTGCATCCAACGCTGTATTCAAAGTTGGAAAACAACTGGGACCGGAGGGTCAATTCGGTCACTAACGACAAACTTGTCGCAGCCCTCGGAGAAGGTTTCGACTTTCTAATGCAGCCAGTGGAGGTCGGGGAATTAGAGCCAATGGTTCGGAAAGCTGAGAAATCAGTCGCGGCCTAG